A window of the Fulvia fulva chromosome 3, complete sequence genome harbors these coding sequences:
- a CDS encoding FAD-binding monooxygenase: MVGLTHTYCFPWAPNPEWFPFYVDGAEILEYMNKTADAFQLRSYVQTSSKVKAAVWAAEEGKWILEVECGGEIIHDEVDVLINGAGFLNNWQWPDIPDLHQFRGEIVHSANWQSVDWQNKRVALIGNGSSAIQILPKLQRTAKSIHTYIRTPTWIIPDFLADMTPEGKNFAYSDEEEKRFREHPEELKELRQKMEHVFNQYFFVFLKDSP; this comes from the exons ATGGTCGGACTGACACATACA TATTGTTTCCCTTGGGCACCAAATCCAGAATGGTTTCCATTCTATGTTGACGGAGCTGAGATCCTCGAGTATATGAACAAAACCGCTGATGCGTTCCAGCTACGAAGCTATGTCCAGACTTCGTCCAAGGTCAAAGCAGCTGTCTGGGCGGCAGAGGAGGGTAAATGGATACTGGAGGTCGAGTGCGGAGGAGAGATCATCCACGATGAGGTGGATGTCCTGATTAATGGTGCCGGATTCCTCAACAATTGGCAATGGCCAGATATTCCAGACCTGCACCAGTTCCGCGGAGAGATCGTACACAGCGCCAACTGGCAGTCAGTTGATTGGCAGAACAAAAGAGTTGCGTTGATCGGCAATGGTTCTTCAGCGATCCAGATATTGCCTAAGCTTCAACGAACGGCGAAGAGCATCCATACCTACATCCGCACCCCGACTTGGATCATTCCAGATTTCCTGGCAGATATGACCCCTGAAGGAAAGAACTTTGCATACTCAGACGAAGAGGAGAAGCGTTTTCGAGAGCATCCAGAGGAGCTGAAAGAGCTTCGGCAGAAGATGGAACACGTCTTCAACCAGTATTTCTTCGTCTTCCTCAAGGATTCGCCGTAA
- a CDS encoding Transcription initiation factor TFIID subunit 2 has translation MAQASESRLPTPARDTTARPAHFYQLDARIWRIDRAMAPQIPLDQIPTLRPYDIVKQRVDLDVDFPARSLKGSTEITVQPTSKELRTIQLQCRQAKVTQVQVGGITAKWDYDDPYRAHVSAKSTVHQHAMLKGKVEHSMKPAPQPELYVTLPPKLKIQELQGDSAAAVQQESEVAETPILEKAQQLGPTFAPIKLTVEFEVESSRDGVHWIGCEETDKRYPHLYTKLEPWAGNTSSIFPCVDDATTRAQWEIAIRCPRTLGDAFRRPKTGQVLENGDGVAATNGDVEMVNGTDAPAKTDNTPMADEFLIDLSEEDAALELAILCVGSLLEDVADSYDDSRHTVTYSLNDAVCARHVGFAIGPFESVDLTSTRTADEEEKLAATAVKVEAFCLPGRTDEVQNTCFPICQAVDHLSVHCGRFPFSSYQMLFVDDAIHDTSAAAGLSICSTRLLFPEEIIEPIDRNTRILVRAVADQWSGVNIIPREPTDAWAVAGIAGYLTDVFMKKLSGNNQYRWEQKLASEKVYDLDVDRPSIQDHGYLLHLDPSIREFLDLKSTLVLGILDRRLIKSSGSTGVMRIINKIFLNAKTGTLHNGALSTAEFQRTCEKLGHNKLEQFFRQWVIGAGCPIFYVTQKFNKKKLVVEMDIRQRQADRQTKPLFAPNNFMREVKEHVGDVYAGALQPVFTGPMTIRIHEADGTPYEHIVEIKETVTKLEIPYNTKYKRLKRSRRQRERAAAEGQAGENADEALLYCLGDVLDRPEDMAEWNLMDWSKEDEDKMRGESYEWIRMDADFEWLGRIHLVQPLYMYISQLQQDRDVVAQWESMRQLVGAPPHHVSLSILLRTLMDERYFYGIRVMAAEGLAMLARNQVLEIGQTHLMKAFAEMFCEEDGVMPRPNDFTSRVAFIMQCAIPRAMSKLRNDEGKVPKAVEQFFVDKLKFNDNSDNPYSDCHYVSTLMSCLADSLVVSHRIIKPPAAPTYEFSFSEEEPPEEEEQEEINPDADFEQMAIDEIERYRRLDEWVVTHQNIYSTTAIQCLQKLTKAGIVKDKTKELLQYTRSSTADNVRLEAFRCLNEIGLTRRMPVMKHLIYNLVEDRSPYVRARLTILLGEALGHIALGDDPVEKTEAAPPPADGLIVEEGASNEAKRIEATRKTTTEGALAALKVTLQDSEVFKQALWYAATSPVISLDEIAGFCDIAALIYEAVTSLTVMMKLPRPYKCVREGKGKVRFYQEGPYRTKPVKGLPFEDYQSLEVHGLKYSGPLGEDTKRAIAKKADDAAAAQALKTRINTAAQQMAAAQAQAAVVSMPPPPTIPTPSTEKSGIRLSLGGPKRKPSVDIREASPKAIKIFNASTPGSAPSRKPSAAGKSRPVVLSLGISASRKAQQIVTSPATPGRYPSGMTVPSRAITPQSSQILQQPTSLSPQASFSATTPTPPAAPLNLNVGGFRSFDSAAANPFGPSPDVISPAPASSFAGSPPPRSSVTSLTGGGITSLTSLSAKSASPPAVTQPPKPKLKLKFGASRQNSVSGPQGSPPG, from the coding sequence ATGGCCCAAGCTTCAGAATCGCGACTTCCAACACCTGCACGCGACACCACCGCACGACCAGCGCATTTCTACCAGCTCGATGCGCGCATTTGGCGTATTGATAGGGCCATGGCGCCCCAGATCCCCCTAGACCAAATCCCGACATTGCGCCCATATGACATAGTCAAGCAGCGCGTCGACCTCGATGTCGACTTTCCTGCGCGCTCACTCAAAGGCAGCACCGAGATCACAGTCCAGCCAACCTCCAAGGAACTGCGAACCATCCAGCTACAATGCAGACAGGCGAAAGTTACGCAGGTGCAGGTCGGGGGAATCACGGCGAAATGGGACTACGATGATCCGTATCGAGCGCATGTGTCGGCCAAGTCGACAGTGCACCAGCATGCGATGCTGAAGGGCAAGGTGGAGCACTCGATGAAGCCAGCACCTCAGCCAGAGCTGTATGTGACACTGCCGCCGAAGCTGAAGATCCAGGAGCTCCAAGGCGACAGTGCGGCAGCGGTGCAGCAAGAGAGTGAGGTGGCAGAGACGCCCATCTTGGAGAAGGCGCAGCAGCTGGGACCGACGTTTGCTCCCATCAAGCTCACCGTCGAATTTGAGGTGGAGAGTTCTCGCGATGGTGTACACTGGATTGGTTGCGAGGAGACGGACAAGCGATACCCGCATCTCTACACCAAACTCGAGCCGTGGGCTGGCAACACTTCCAGCATATTTCCATGTGTTGACGATGCGACTACACGTGCACAGTGGGAGATTGCGATTCGATGCCCGCGCACACTCGGCGATGCCTTCAGAAGACCGAAGACTGGTCAAGTGCTGGAAAACGGCGATGGCGTAGCAGCTACAAATGGCGATGTCGAGATGGTCAACGGTACCGACGCGCCCGCGAAAACGGACAACACACCCATGGCCGATGAATTCTTGATCGATCTCAGCGAGGAAGATGCTGCGCTAGAACTGGCCATTCTCTGCGTTGGCTCCCTCCTCGAAGATGTTGCGGACTCGTACGATGACAGCCGTCATACGGTCACTTACAGCCTCAACGACGCAGTATGCGCACGCCACGTCGGTTTCGCGATTGGACCTTTTGAGTCTGTGGATTTGACAAGCACAAGGACTGCAGACGAGGAAGAGAAGCTTGCGGCGACTGCTGTGAAGGTCGAGGCGTTCTGTTTGCCGGGCCGGACAGACGAGGTGCAGAACACCTGCTTCCCGATATGTCAGGCGGTCGACCACCTTAGCGTGCATTGTGGTAGATTCCCATTCTCCAGCTACCAGATGCTTTTCGTCGACGATGCAATTCACGACACTTCTGCCGCGGCCGGTCTGTCAATTTGCAGCACCCGTCTACTTTTCCCAGAGGAGATCATCGAGCCGATTGACAGAAACACTCGCATCCTTGTTCGAGCCGTCGCGGATCAGTGGAGTGGTGTCAACATAATTCCCAGAGAACCCACGGATGCCTGGGCAGTGGCCGGAATAGCTGGCTACCTCACGGATGTGTTCATGAAGAAGCTATCAGGTAACAATCAGTATCGATGGGAGCAGAAGCTGGCGTCCGAGAAGGTGTACGACCTTGATGTGGATAGGCCATCGATACAAGATCACGGCTATCTGCTTCATCTGGATCCGTCCATTCGCGAGTTCCTCGATCTGAAATCGACGTTAGTACTAGGTATACTGGATCGTCGTCTGATCAAATCATCTGGCTCTACCGGAGTGATGCGCATCATCAACAAGATTTTCCTCAATGCGAAGACTGGTACTCTCCACAATGGTGCACTATCTACTGCCGAGTTCCAGCGCACATGCGAGAAGCTGGGTCATAACAAGCTGGAACAGTTCTTCAGGCAGTGGGTAATTGGTGCGGGATGTCCCATCTTCTACGTCACCCAGAAGTTCAACAAGAAGAAACTGGTCGTTGAAATGGACATCAGACAGCGACAAGCAGACAGACAGACCAAGCCTCTCTTCGCTCCGAACAACTTCATGCGGGAGGTGAAGGAGCATGTTGGGGACGTCTACGCAGGCGCGCTCCAGCCCGTGTTCACCGGACCCATGACCATCAGAATCCACGAAGCTGATGGCACGCCTTACGAACATATTGTGGAGATTAAAGAGACAGTAACAAAGCTGGAGATCCCGTACAACACAAAGTACAAGCGCCTCAAGCGATCCAGGAGACAGAGGGAACGCGCGGCAGCCGAAGGTCAAGCAGGCGAAAATGCCGATGAAGCGCTTCTGTATTGCCTGGGCGACGTTCTCGACCGACCTGAAGACATGGCGGAGTGGAATTTGATGGACTGGAGCAAAGAAGACGAGGACAAGATGAGAGGCGAAAGCTACGAGTGGATTCGTATGGACGCCGATTTCGAGTGGCTGGGCAGGATCCATCTCGTGCAGCCCCTCTACATGTACATCTCCCAGCTGCAGCAAGATAGGGACGTTGTGGCACAATGGGAATCTATGCGACAACTTGTTGGAGCCCCGCCTCATCACGTGTCGCTGTCTATTCTGCTCCGGACGCTGATGGACGAGCGATACTTCTACGGAATCCGCGTTATGGCAGCCGAGGGACTTGCAATGCTGGCGAGGAATCAAGTGCTTGAGATCGGCCAGACGCACCTCATGAAAGCCTTCGCCGAGATGTTCTGCGAGGAGGATGGCGTGATGCCACGCCCGAACGATTTCACCAGCCGGGTAGCCTTCATTATGCAATGTGCCATACCTCGGGCCATGTCGAAGTTGAGGAACGACGAAGGCAAGGTCCCGAAAGCAGTCGAGCAATTCTTCGTGGATAAGCTGAAGTTCAATGACAACTCCGACAACCCTTACTCGGATTGCCATTACGTCTCAACCCTGATGAGTTGCCTGGCTGATTCGCTCGTGGTATCGCACCGCATTATCAAGCCTCCTGCAGCACCAACCTACGAATTCAGCTTCAGCGAGGAAGAGCCTCCTGAGGAAGAAGAGCAAGAGGAGATCAACCCTGATGCAGATTTTGAGCAGATGGCGATCGATGAGATTGAACGCTATCGACGCCTAGATGAGTGGGTTGTGACGCACCAGAACATCTACTCAACCACTGCCATTCAGTGCCTGCAAAAGCTTACCAAAGCTGGCATCGTCAAAGACAAGACCAAAGAACTGCTACAGTACACGAGATCGAGCACAGCAGACAACGTGCGACTGGAGGCATTTAGATGTCTCAACGAGATTGGCTTGACACGCCGCATGCCTGTCATGAAGCACCTGATATACAATCTCGTGGAGGATCGATCACCTTACGTCAGAGCCCGTCTCACGATACTACTTGGCGAAGCTCTGGGCCATATTGCATTAGGTGACGATCCGGTGGAGAAGACTGAAGCAGCGCCTCCCCCCGCCGATGGCCTGATCGTGGAAGAGGGAGCCAGCAATGAAGCGAAACGCATCGAAGCGACTCGGAAGACAACCACAGAAGGTGCCCTGGCTGCTCTTAAGGTGACACTGCAGGACAGCGAGGTCTTCAAGCAGGCGTTGTGGTATGCTGCTACGTCGCCCGTCATCTCGCTAGACGAGATTGCAGGCTTTTGCGACATTGCAGCCTTGATCTACGAGGCTGTCACTTCTCTCACTGTGATGATGAAGCTGCCTCGTCCGTACAAGTGTGTGCGCGAGGGCAAGGGTAAAGTGCGTTTCTACCAGGAGGGCCCATACAGGACAAAGCCTGTGAAGGGACTTCCTTTCGAGGACTACCAGAGCCTGGAAGTCCATGGCCTGAAGTATAGTGGTCCTCTTGGTGAAGATACCAAGCGAGCCATCGCCAAGAAAGCCGACGACGCCGCCGCGGCTCAAGCACTGAAGACTCGCATCAACACTGCGGCGCAACAGATGGCAGCCGCCCAAGCACAAGCAGCGGTCGTGTCGATGCCACCTCCACCGACAATCCCGACACCGAGTACCGAAAAATCAGGCATCAGGCTTAGTCTGGGCGGACCCAAACGAAAGCCAAGTGTAGACATTCGCGAAGCGTCTCCGAAGGCTATCAAGATATTCAATGCATCGACCCCAGGTAGCGCACCTTCGCGCAAACCGTCTGCAGCTGGCAAGAGTAGGCCTGTCGTGTTGAGTCTGGGAATTAGTGCTTCTCGTAAGGCACAACAGATCGTCACTTCCCCAGCAACGCCAGGAAGATACCCATCTGGAATGACTGTGCCATCGCGCGCCATAACACCTCAGTCTTCGCAGATTCTTCAACAACCCACCAGTCTTTCACCCCAAGCCAGCTTTTCCGCGACTACTCCAACGCCACCCGCCGCTCCACTCAACCTTAACGTGGGAGGCTTCCGATCTTTCGATTCAGCTGCTGCGAACCCATTCGGTCCTTCGCCAGATGTCATCTCGCCCGCACCAGCAAGCAGCTTCGCGGGCTCTCCACCTCCACGATCATCTGTGACGAGTCTCACAGGTGGAGGCATCACGAGCCTGACGAGCTTGTCAGCTAAGAGTGCTTCCCCACCAGCAGTGACGCAGCCTCCCAAGCCGAAGTTGAAGCTGAAGTTTGGCGCGAGCAGGCAGAATAGCGTTAGTGGTCCGCAAGGCAGTCCACCGGGA